From one Planktothrix agardhii NIES-204 genomic stretch:
- the dapF gene encoding diaminopimelate epimerase, with product MTITFTKYHGLGNDFILIDNRHQSEPLITPEKAIEMCDRNFGIGADGVIFALGGTSNTDYTMRIFNSDGSEPQMCGNGIRCLAKFIAELENRDPSTFPVSYKIHTLAGVITPVLQANGQVKVDMGLPRLLAQEIPTTLAAADEKVVDVLLLVAGHSWNVTCVSMGNPHCITFVEDVEEIKLAEIGPLFEHHTVFPERTNTEFIQVINRNYLKMRVWERGAGATLACGTGACASVVAGILTGNCDFVVTVELPGGCLEIEWSNQDQHLYMTGPAQRVFTGNY from the coding sequence ATGACCATTACATTTACGAAATATCACGGTTTAGGGAATGATTTCATCCTGATTGATAATCGTCATCAGTCGGAACCCCTAATCACCCCAGAAAAAGCTATAGAAATGTGCGATCGCAATTTTGGTATTGGTGCTGATGGCGTGATATTCGCCCTCGGTGGAACCTCCAACACTGACTATACCATGCGAATTTTCAACTCCGATGGTTCGGAACCTCAGATGTGTGGAAACGGAATTCGCTGTTTAGCTAAATTTATCGCTGAACTGGAAAACCGCGATCCGAGCACCTTCCCCGTAAGCTACAAAATCCATACCCTAGCGGGTGTGATTACCCCGGTATTACAAGCCAATGGCCAAGTTAAAGTGGATATGGGACTTCCGCGACTTTTAGCCCAGGAAATTCCTACCACTCTTGCCGCCGCCGATGAGAAAGTAGTCGATGTTCTCTTGTTAGTAGCTGGACATTCTTGGAATGTTACCTGTGTGAGTATGGGAAACCCCCATTGTATTACCTTTGTGGAGGATGTTGAGGAAATTAAACTCGCAGAAATCGGCCCTTTATTTGAGCATCATACCGTTTTCCCTGAACGCACCAATACGGAATTTATTCAAGTGATTAACCGCAATTATCTTAAAATGCGGGTATGGGAACGGGGGGCTGGAGCAACTCTCGCCTGTGGAACCGGGGCTTGTGCTTCTGTGGTTGCCGGAATTTTAACAGGAAATTGCGATTTTGTTGTTACAGTGGAATTACCCGGAGGTTGTCTTGAGATTGAATGGTCAAATCAAGATCAACATTTGTATATGACCGGGCCAGCACAACGGGTATTTACCGGAAATTATTAA
- the groES gene encoding co-chaperonin GroES encodes MAAVSLSVSTVKPLGDRVFVKVSASEEQTPGGIFLPDAAKEKPQVGEVVAVGPGKRNDDGSRCELEVSVGDKVLYSKYAGTDIKLGGDEFVLLAEKDILAIVN; translated from the coding sequence ATGGCTGCTGTATCTCTAAGCGTATCAACCGTTAAACCCCTTGGTGATCGCGTTTTCGTTAAAGTTAGTGCATCTGAAGAACAAACACCCGGTGGAATTTTTCTTCCTGATGCCGCCAAAGAAAAACCCCAAGTGGGCGAAGTTGTGGCAGTTGGCCCTGGCAAACGCAATGATGATGGTTCTCGCTGCGAACTAGAAGTCAGCGTCGGCGACAAAGTTCTCTACTCCAAATACGCGGGTACTGACATCAAACTCGGTGGCGATGAATTTGTTCTGTTAGCCGAAAAAGACATCTTAGCGATCGTCAACTAA
- the groEL1 gene encoding chaperonin GroEL, which yields MAKRIIYNENARRALERGMDILAEAVAVTLGPKGRNVVLEKKFGAPQIVNDGVTIAKEIELEDNIENTGVALIRQAASKTNDAAGDGTTTATVLAHAMVKEGLRNVAAGANPIELKRGIDKATTFLVEKIAEHARQVEDSKAIAQVGSISAGNDEEVGKMIASAMDKVGKEGVISLEEGKSMTTELEITEGMRFDKGYISPYFATDTERMEAVLEEPYLLITDKKITLVQDLVPVLEQVARSGRPLVIIAEDIEKEALATLVVNRLRGVLNVAAVKAPGFGDRRKAMLEDIAVLTGGQLITEDAGLKLENTKLDMLGKARRITLTKDNTTIVAEGNEAPVKTRCEQIRRQMEETESSYDREKLQERLAKLAGGVAVIKVGAATETEMKDRKLRLEDAINATKAAVEEGIVPGGGTTLAHLAPQLEEWANANLTHEALTGALIVSRALAAPLKRIAENAGVNGAVVAERVKEKDFNVGYNAASNEFVDMFEAGIVDPAKVTRSALQNAASIAGMVLTTECIVADKPEPKDGAPAGAGAGMGGDFDY from the coding sequence ATGGCTAAACGTATTATTTACAACGAAAATGCTCGTCGCGCCCTAGAGCGTGGTATGGATATCCTGGCGGAAGCCGTTGCCGTCACCCTTGGCCCCAAAGGTCGCAACGTCGTATTAGAAAAAAAATTCGGTGCACCCCAAATTGTGAATGATGGCGTCACCATTGCTAAAGAAATTGAACTAGAAGATAACATCGAAAATACTGGAGTTGCCTTGATTCGTCAAGCCGCTTCCAAAACCAACGATGCCGCTGGCGACGGAACCACCACTGCAACGGTTCTAGCCCACGCCATGGTCAAAGAAGGTCTGCGGAACGTGGCTGCGGGTGCTAACCCGATTGAACTCAAACGCGGTATTGATAAAGCGACTACCTTTTTAGTAGAAAAAATCGCCGAACACGCTCGCCAAGTGGAAGATTCCAAAGCGATCGCTCAAGTCGGTTCTATCTCTGCCGGAAACGACGAAGAAGTCGGTAAAATGATTGCTTCGGCGATGGATAAAGTCGGTAAAGAAGGCGTGATTTCCTTGGAAGAAGGAAAATCCATGACCACCGAATTAGAAATTACCGAAGGGATGCGCTTTGATAAAGGCTATATTTCCCCCTACTTCGCCACCGATACCGAACGGATGGAAGCAGTTCTGGAAGAACCCTATCTGTTAATTACCGATAAAAAAATCACCTTAGTTCAGGACTTAGTGCCTGTTCTGGAGCAAGTTGCCCGTTCTGGCCGTCCTTTGGTGATTATCGCTGAAGATATTGAAAAAGAAGCCTTAGCAACCCTGGTGGTTAACCGTCTGCGCGGTGTGCTGAATGTGGCTGCGGTGAAAGCGCCTGGTTTTGGCGATCGCCGGAAAGCCATGTTAGAAGATATCGCCGTCTTAACTGGTGGTCAATTAATCACCGAAGATGCTGGTCTGAAACTGGAAAATACCAAGCTGGATATGCTGGGTAAAGCCCGTCGGATCACCCTGACCAAAGATAACACCACCATCGTTGCTGAAGGCAATGAAGCCCCCGTTAAAACTCGTTGTGAGCAAATTCGCCGTCAAATGGAAGAAACCGAATCTTCCTACGACCGGGAAAAACTCCAAGAACGCTTGGCTAAATTAGCTGGTGGTGTGGCTGTGATCAAAGTCGGTGCGGCTACCGAAACCGAAATGAAAGATCGCAAGCTGCGTCTGGAAGATGCCATCAACGCCACGAAAGCGGCCGTTGAAGAAGGTATCGTTCCTGGTGGTGGCACAACTTTAGCCCACTTAGCTCCTCAACTGGAAGAATGGGCTAATGCTAACCTGACCCATGAAGCCTTAACGGGGGCCTTAATTGTGTCCCGTGCCTTGGCTGCGCCTCTGAAACGAATTGCTGAAAACGCAGGCGTTAACGGTGCTGTGGTAGCTGAACGAGTTAAAGAAAAAGACTTTAATGTTGGTTACAACGCGGCTTCTAACGAATTTGTGGATATGTTTGAAGCGGGTATTGTTGACCCTGCCAAAGTTACCCGTTCTGCTCTGCAAAACGCGGCTTCTATTGCTGGAATGGTGTTAACAACTGAGTGTATTGTTGCTGACAAACCTGAACCTAAAGACGGCGCTCCTGCTGGTGCTGGCGCTGGTATGGGCGGCGATTTTGATTACTAA
- a CDS encoding CDP-diacylglycerol--glycerol-3-phosphate 3-phosphatidyltransferase: MNLPNWITISRLFGVPFILYYLHDPTVTNRWICLGIFLIVASTDWLDGYLARKLNQVTDLGKFLDPLVDKLLVFAPLLALIELGKIPAWGVFLILARELTIAGWRVNQTQISGANIWGKLKTVSQILAIAFLIAPLPEPWQTLSLILFWITVGLTLISGLIYLIPQPSVKSSLENIKT, encoded by the coding sequence ATGAACTTACCGAATTGGATTACGATTTCCCGTTTGTTCGGAGTTCCATTTATACTTTATTATTTACATGATCCAACTGTTACTAATCGTTGGATTTGTTTAGGAATTTTTTTAATAGTAGCCAGCACCGATTGGTTAGATGGATATTTAGCTAGAAAACTCAATCAAGTTACAGATTTAGGAAAATTTCTTGATCCCTTAGTCGATAAATTATTAGTTTTCGCGCCCTTACTTGCCTTAATTGAGTTAGGAAAAATTCCCGCTTGGGGAGTATTCTTAATCCTAGCACGGGAACTCACAATTGCCGGATGGAGAGTCAATCAAACTCAAATTTCTGGAGCGAATATTTGGGGTAAACTAAAAACAGTTAGTCAAATTTTAGCGATCGCATTTTTAATAGCACCTTTACCTGAACCTTGGCAAACCCTCAGCTTAATCCTATTCTGGATAACCGTAGGATTAACCCTAATTTCAGGTTTAATTTATCTAATTCCTCAACCTTCCGTAAAATCAAGTCTTGAAAATATCAAAACCTAA
- a CDS encoding CRP/FNR family transcriptional regulator, with translation MEDRYFSRDNHSDIHKMICSTPFFQGLPPDAADKATSHIVGRNHPANQVILLENDWGSSVYFILDGWVKIRTYNLDGKEVTLNILGKGELFGEMAALDEVPRSTDVITLAPTLIGNMPAQDFVELITTEPKAGMRLAQLMGRRLRQVNRRLRLRESDSTSRVADILLFLAEGQGTTSDQGGTQIPNLPHRELSGLSGLARETVTRVLSKLEKKGLIHRERDILSIPDVHALERILV, from the coding sequence ATGGAAGATCGGTATTTCTCCCGTGACAATCACTCTGATATTCACAAGATGATCTGCTCAACGCCTTTCTTTCAAGGCTTGCCACCGGATGCGGCGGATAAAGCAACCTCTCATATTGTGGGTCGAAACCATCCAGCCAACCAAGTGATTTTATTAGAAAATGACTGGGGAAGTTCCGTTTATTTTATTCTGGACGGTTGGGTTAAAATTCGTACCTATAATTTGGATGGTAAAGAAGTAACGCTGAATATTTTGGGTAAGGGTGAACTATTTGGAGAAATGGCAGCACTCGATGAAGTCCCCCGCTCCACCGATGTTATTACATTAGCGCCAACCTTAATTGGGAATATGCCGGCTCAGGATTTTGTGGAGTTGATTACCACCGAACCCAAGGCGGGAATGCGACTAGCTCAATTGATGGGACGGCGTTTACGCCAGGTGAATCGACGTCTGAGATTGCGCGAATCTGATAGTACATCCCGGGTTGCCGATATTCTCCTATTTCTGGCAGAGGGCCAAGGTACAACTTCAGATCAAGGCGGAACACAAATTCCTAATCTTCCCCATCGGGAGTTAAGTGGTTTGAGTGGTCTGGCTCGGGAAACCGTAACTCGGGTTCTGAGTAAGTTAGAGAAAAAAGGATTAATTCATCGGGAACGGGATATTTTGAGTATTCCCGATGTCCATGCCCTAGAACGGATATTAGTCTGA
- the argF gene encoding ornithine carbamoyltransferase: METLKGRDFLSLADVSIDELYLLLDLATKLKSGMVKLRRNKVLGLIFSKASTRTRVSFTVAMYQLGGQVIDLNPNVTQVSRGEPLIDTARVLDRYLDITAIRTFEQKDLETFANYAEIPVINALTDREHPCQVLADLMTVQECFGTLEGLTLSYFGDGANNMAHSLLLGCSMVGMNVRIATPANYLPDADIVEQAKDIAKGKTEVIVTEDPIKAAKDANVVYTDVWASMGQEEEARARIPLFQPYQVNSKLIEKTADNSIVLHCLPAHRDEEITDEVIEGSRSKVWDEAENRMHVQKALLAVLLGDD, from the coding sequence ATGGAAACATTAAAAGGACGGGATTTTTTAAGTTTGGCGGATGTGAGTATTGATGAACTCTATTTATTATTAGATTTGGCGACAAAATTAAAATCAGGAATGGTCAAATTGCGTCGCAATAAAGTATTAGGATTAATATTTTCTAAAGCTTCAACCCGAACTCGGGTTAGTTTTACCGTTGCCATGTATCAATTGGGGGGTCAAGTGATTGATTTAAACCCGAATGTTACCCAAGTAAGTCGCGGAGAACCATTAATAGATACGGCTAGGGTATTAGATCGATATTTGGATATTACCGCAATTCGTACTTTTGAACAAAAGGATTTAGAAACCTTTGCTAATTATGCGGAAATTCCAGTAATTAATGCTTTAACAGATCGGGAACATCCCTGTCAAGTTTTAGCGGATTTAATGACAGTTCAAGAATGTTTTGGAACCTTAGAAGGTTTAACTTTAAGTTATTTTGGCGATGGGGCTAATAATATGGCTCATTCCTTATTATTAGGCTGTTCCATGGTGGGAATGAACGTTAGAATTGCTACCCCGGCTAACTATTTACCCGATGCAGATATTGTTGAACAAGCCAAAGATATTGCTAAGGGAAAAACCGAGGTAATTGTTACTGAAGATCCTATTAAAGCGGCAAAAGATGCAAATGTTGTTTATACAGATGTTTGGGCAAGTATGGGACAGGAAGAAGAAGCCAGAGCTAGAATTCCTCTGTTTCAACCCTATCAAGTTAATAGTAAATTAATCGAAAAAACCGCCGATAATTCAATTGTTTTGCATTGTTTACCCGCCCACCGAGATGAGGAAATTACCGATGAAGTCATCGAGGGATCTCGTTCAAAAGTTTGGGATGAAGCGGAAAACAGAATGCACGTTCAAAAAGCATTATTAGCCGTATTATTAGGAGATGATTAA
- the sasA gene encoding adaptive-response sensory kinase, whose translation MYYPSSFRDSENSLPHLLKTHEMQAFPEKQSLSPEVPLQLLLFVDQRPSSQDRIRRIRDFLEELKTQNEFELQIIDVGEQPYLAEHFKLMATPTLIKIHPEPRQVLAGSDLVAQLEHWWLRWKQTTELLELNEQNSGAPATHAANSVAHVAELIQLSDQIFNLQQEKELLQQQLQFKDRIIEILAHDLRSPLTATSLAMETLSSDQITPALKVRLIQQARAQIHIIDRMITDVLETSNCPNIRLQIQPNQLELTVFLHQILAQLDSQFQSKSLNLKTDIPHDTPWVYADPERIRQVIVNLLDNAIKYTPRGGTLEVSVLHRTSQKVQVSIADSGPGIPQENRDRIFQEGFRLARDQGQDGYGIGLSLCKKIIVAHYGNIWVDSSSTRGSCFHFTLPVYN comes from the coding sequence ATGTACTATCCTTCTTCGTTCAGAGACAGTGAAAATAGTTTACCGCACCTGCTCAAAACCCATGAAATGCAGGCTTTTCCAGAAAAACAGTCCTTGTCCCCAGAAGTCCCCTTACAACTTCTTTTATTTGTTGATCAGCGTCCTAGCTCCCAAGATCGAATTCGGCGAATTCGTGATTTCCTAGAGGAGTTAAAGACTCAGAATGAATTTGAACTTCAGATTATTGATGTCGGTGAACAGCCCTATTTGGCTGAACATTTTAAGCTGATGGCTACACCCACCCTAATCAAAATCCACCCCGAACCTCGACAGGTTCTCGCAGGAAGTGATTTAGTGGCTCAACTGGAACACTGGTGGCTCCGTTGGAAACAAACGACGGAGTTATTGGAGTTAAATGAACAAAATTCAGGTGCCCCCGCTACTCATGCAGCTAATTCGGTGGCCCATGTTGCTGAATTAATTCAACTCAGTGATCAGATATTTAACCTCCAACAAGAAAAGGAACTTTTACAACAACAATTACAGTTTAAAGATCGAATTATAGAAATTTTAGCCCATGATTTGCGGAGTCCTTTAACAGCGACTTCCCTAGCCATGGAAACGTTATCTTCAGATCAAATTACTCCCGCTTTGAAAGTGCGTTTGATTCAACAAGCTCGCGCTCAAATTCATATTATTGATCGGATGATTACGGATGTTTTAGAAACATCAAATTGTCCTAATATTCGTTTACAAATTCAACCAAATCAGTTAGAATTAACGGTATTTCTACATCAAATTTTAGCGCAGTTAGACTCACAATTTCAGTCTAAATCGTTGAATCTGAAAACAGATATTCCCCATGATACCCCTTGGGTTTATGCCGATCCAGAACGGATTAGGCAAGTGATTGTTAATTTATTAGATAATGCAATTAAATATACTCCCCGAGGTGGAACCCTAGAAGTAAGTGTGTTACACCGCACCAGTCAAAAGGTACAGGTGAGTATTGCCGATAGTGGGCCAGGAATTCCCCAAGAAAACCGCGATCGCATTTTTCAAGAAGGTTTTCGCCTCGCCCGGGATCAAGGTCAAGACGGTTATGGTATTGGTTTATCGTTGTGTAAAAAAATTATTGTCGCCCACTACGGAAATATCTGGGTCGATTCTAGTTCAACCCGAGGCAGTTGTTTTCACTTTACCTTACCGGTTTATAATTAG
- a CDS encoding SMC domain protein produces the protein MLKKIKIKGYKSIQSLELELNKINILIGANGAGKSNLISFFKLLSWMIQSQGKLQFFIGQSGGANSLLFDGVEITPKVEAELNFETDSGQNDYYFRLFHAASDTLIFAEEKYRFSSSRLSSVADWKSLDSGHKEAKIIDLYNQGDLTARTLVSLVQNCKVYQFHNTSDTARIRQRWGIEDNRYLREDGANLASVLLRLKENEPKYYRIIVDTLTQITPFFDDFVLEPINNSVILQWTEKNTDIIFSSHQISDGTLRTMALVTLLLQPISDLPDVLILDEPELGLHPYAINIIAGLIQSISHEVQVILATQSTFLIDCFAPEDIIVVDRKQRASEFNRLDPEPLEDWLEEYSLSELWNKNVLGGRPK, from the coding sequence CCTTAGAATTAGAACTCAATAAAATTAATATTTTGATTGGGGCTAATGGTGCTGGAAAATCTAACTTGATTTCATTTTTTAAGTTACTGTCGTGGATGATACAATCTCAAGGAAAATTGCAATTTTTTATCGGTCAATCTGGGGGAGCTAATTCCTTACTGTTTGATGGGGTTGAAATCACACCTAAAGTGGAAGCAGAACTTAATTTTGAAACAGATTCAGGTCAAAATGATTACTATTTCAGATTATTTCATGCTGCATCAGATACATTAATTTTTGCAGAAGAAAAGTACAGATTTTCTAGTTCTCGTTTGAGTTCAGTAGCTGATTGGAAGTCTTTAGATTCTGGTCATAAAGAAGCCAAGATTATTGATCTTTATAATCAAGGAGATTTAACAGCTAGAACTTTAGTTTCTTTAGTGCAGAATTGTAAAGTTTATCAATTTCATAATACCTCTGACACGGCTCGAATTCGGCAAAGATGGGGTATTGAAGATAATCGTTATCTGCGGGAAGATGGAGCCAATTTAGCCTCAGTTTTGTTGAGATTAAAGGAAAATGAACCAAAATATTATCGAATTATTGTCGATACCTTAACTCAAATTACGCCCTTTTTTGATGATTTTGTTTTGGAACCGATTAATAATAGTGTTATCTTACAATGGACAGAAAAAAATACCGATATTATTTTTAGTTCTCATCAAATTTCCGATGGCACACTAAGAACAATGGCATTAGTTACCCTACTGTTACAACCAATATCTGATTTACCAGATGTTTTAATCTTAGATGAACCCGAATTAGGTTTACATCCCTATGCAATTAATATTATTGCGGGATTAATTCAGAGTATTTCCCACGAAGTTCAAGTTATTTTAGCGACTCAATCAACTTTTTTAATTGATTGTTTTGCACCGGAAGATATTATTGTTGTTGACCGTAAACAACGTGCTTCTGAGTTCAATCGTCTCGATCCTGAACCTTTAGAAGATTGGTTGGAAGAATATTCTTTATCGGAACTTTGGAATAAAAATGTTTTGGGAGGAAGACCAAAGTGA